A stretch of DNA from Alphaproteobacteria bacterium:
GGGCTGTCGGTAACGGGGGCGTGAACCTTTCCACGAAAGCTGTGGAGAATTCTGTGGGGAAGGCGGCCAATCGGGCACCGAAGCACCACGAACGCTAGGGTTTTACCGGGTTGCACAAAAAATAGGCAGTTTGGCTAAGAATTTGATATTGTGTAACAATTCAAAGTCAAGGTCTTTTGTCCCAGGGGCTGACTTTAGTTTGTTTCATTTTCTTACCGGTCATGACTGCCAGGCATCCCCTGTGCACAACTCGCTGTTTCGCGAAACAAAGTTGCGGCGGGCTAGCTTCAGGATTGCTCTCGCCGGCGTTCGATTTCAACGCCGACGCTTGCCGCCTCGGCGATGGCATGTAGTTTTTCGACCCGTACCAGAACCCACGCCACGCGGCCATCGGCCAGGCAAAGTCCGGCGATATGTTCGGCCAAGGTTTCGACCAGATTGATGTGGCCTCGGGCGATGATTGACTTGATGCCCAGCACCACGTCTTCGTAGCTGACCACGTTGACCAGATCGTCTTCGATTTCGACTTTGTCCTTTGTGCCTCTCTGCACCGACATCTCGACGTTGATGCGCACGGT
This window harbors:
- a CDS encoding dihydroneopterin aldolase; translated protein: MSQAAKPLPTLLPGKTPADALDSVFIRDLELGASIGVHKHERSDSQTVRINVEMSVQRGTKDKVEIEDDLVNVVSYEDVVLGIKSIIARGHINLVETLAEHIAGLCLADGRVAWVLVRVEKLHAIAEAASVGVEIERRREQS